Proteins encoded within one genomic window of Flavobacterium oreochromis:
- a CDS encoding M23 family metallopeptidase → MSKKVKYYYDTESLAYRKIKPKKGRKVGVGILFLFASMLFGFLFFFLISDLGYFSTPKDKMQARELENLKLNYVILNKKIDQLNEVLASIEERDNNIYKVYFNMASPGETNEDKKIISKVRFKNLLAMNNEQLIVSTETRLSGLSKSLVDQSKSLDKILSLAKSKDRFLGSIPAIQPVKNEQLKRMASGFGYRSDPFTKARKMHKGMDFTAPTGTPVFATGDGVVRRADAGASGFGNHIVINHGFGYETLYAHLSRYNCRPGRRVKRGDIIGFVGSTGRSQAPHLHYEVHKNGSVVNPINFYYGNISAVEYTAIAKMATQENQSFD, encoded by the coding sequence ATGTCGAAAAAAGTTAAGTATTACTACGACACAGAGAGTCTAGCTTACAGAAAAATAAAACCAAAAAAAGGAAGAAAAGTAGGAGTTGGAATATTATTTTTATTTGCTTCTATGCTTTTTGGATTTTTGTTTTTCTTTTTAATATCAGATTTAGGATATTTTAGTACACCTAAAGACAAAATGCAGGCTAGAGAGTTAGAAAATTTAAAGTTAAACTATGTTATCCTTAATAAAAAAATTGATCAGCTAAATGAAGTACTAGCTAGTATAGAAGAACGGGATAATAATATATATAAGGTTTATTTTAATATGGCAAGTCCTGGTGAAACAAATGAGGATAAGAAAATTATCTCCAAAGTGCGTTTCAAGAATTTACTTGCTATGAACAATGAACAATTAATAGTAAGTACAGAAACAAGGCTTTCCGGTCTTTCAAAAAGTTTAGTTGATCAATCAAAATCGTTAGATAAAATTTTGTCTTTAGCTAAATCTAAAGATCGTTTTCTAGGATCAATTCCTGCTATACAACCTGTTAAAAATGAGCAGTTAAAACGTATGGCTTCTGGTTTTGGTTACCGAAGTGACCCCTTTACAAAAGCAAGAAAAATGCACAAAGGAATGGACTTTACGGCTCCAACAGGGACCCCTGTATTTGCTACTGGAGACGGAGTAGTACGTAGAGCTGATGCGGGAGCTTCTGGTTTTGGAAATCATATTGTTATTAATCATGGATTTGGATATGAAACCTTATATGCACACTTGAGTCGCTATAATTGTAGACCAGGTAGAAGAGTAAAAAGAGGCGATATAATTGGTTTTGTAGGAAGTACAGGACGTAGTCAAGCGCCTCATTTACATTATGAAGTCCATAAAAACGGAAGTGTAGTAAATCCTATTAACTTTTATTACGGAAATATTTCGGCTGTTGAGTATACCGCTATTGCTAAAATGGCAACACAAGAGAATCAGTCATTTGACTAA
- a CDS encoding MerR family transcriptional regulator, producing the protein MNINLPENKRYYTMGEVATAFGVNQSLIRFWDKEFDVLRPKKNAKGNRLFTPEDIKNLELIYHLVKERGFTLEGAKIHLKEGQKTALDKLAIIHKLESIKQQLLSIKNAL; encoded by the coding sequence ATGAATATAAACCTTCCTGAAAATAAACGTTACTATACTATGGGTGAAGTAGCTACAGCTTTTGGCGTAAATCAATCCCTTATTCGTTTTTGGGATAAAGAATTTGATGTCTTAAGACCTAAGAAAAATGCTAAAGGGAACAGGTTGTTTACTCCTGAAGATATAAAAAACCTAGAGTTAATTTATCATTTAGTAAAAGAAAGAGGTTTTACCTTAGAAGGAGCAAAAATTCATCTGAAAGAAGGACAAAAAACAGCTTTAGATAAATTAGCCATCATTCATAAATTAGAATCTATAAAACAACAATTATTAAGTATAAAAAATGCTTTGTAA
- a CDS encoding LemA family protein, with translation MRRFLPWIIIGVLILIGYSYFKGINNTAVALDQNVKEAWGNVQTSYQRRNDLIGNLVNTVKGAADFEKGTLTAVMEARSKATQITVDPTNITPEQLTQFNQAQSGVSSALSRLLVTVEQYPQLKANENFLKLQDELTSTENTIQTARTRFNEAIKPYNNHVSIFPNSIFTGWFGFKEKPYFDAEPQAQNAPKVDFNFDDKAEKNNVNRRRFLVKNR, from the coding sequence ATGAGAAGATTTTTGCCTTGGATTATTATTGGAGTATTAATTTTAATTGGATACTCATATTTTAAAGGAATTAACAACACAGCAGTAGCGTTAGATCAAAATGTAAAAGAGGCTTGGGGTAATGTACAAACTTCTTATCAACGTCGTAATGATTTGATTGGTAATTTAGTTAATACCGTAAAAGGAGCTGCTGATTTTGAAAAAGGAACTTTAACGGCAGTTATGGAGGCTCGTTCGAAAGCCACACAAATAACGGTTGATCCCACAAATATTACCCCTGAACAGTTAACACAGTTTAATCAAGCGCAAAGTGGTGTTTCTTCTGCATTATCTCGTTTATTAGTTACAGTAGAACAGTACCCACAATTAAAAGCAAATGAAAATTTCCTAAAATTACAAGATGAGCTTACCAGTACTGAAAATACAATTCAAACGGCAAGAACTCGTTTTAATGAAGCTATAAAACCTTATAATAATCACGTAAGTATATTTCCTAATAGTATTTTTACTGGTTGGTTTGGCTTTAAAGAAAAACCGTATTTTGATGCAGAACCACAAGCACAAAATGCTCCAAAAGTAGATTTTAATTTTGATGATAAAGCGGAAAAAAATAATGTCAACCGTAGAAGATTTCTTGTCAAAAACAGATGA
- a CDS encoding TPM domain-containing protein yields the protein MSTVEDFLSKTDEEAIVEAIRSAESLTSGEIRVHIEKNTSLVALERAKEVFYFLKMDQTQLRNGVLLYIAVESKTFAIYGDQGINNAVSADFWESTRDTILQEFKQGNFKQGLIQGILKAGIQLQKHFPWIETDKNELPDTISKG from the coding sequence ATGTCAACCGTAGAAGATTTCTTGTCAAAAACAGATGAAGAAGCTATCGTAGAAGCTATCCGATCAGCTGAATCATTAACCTCTGGTGAGATCCGGGTACATATAGAAAAAAACACTTCTTTAGTAGCCTTAGAACGCGCTAAAGAGGTGTTTTATTTTTTAAAAATGGATCAGACCCAATTACGTAACGGAGTACTACTATACATAGCAGTAGAATCTAAAACATTTGCTATTTATGGAGATCAAGGTATAAATAATGCAGTGTCAGCAGACTTTTGGGAAAGTACCCGTGATACAATCCTGCAAGAATTTAAACAAGGAAATTTTAAGCAAGGATTGATTCAAGGTATTTTGAAAGCAGGAATACAGTTACAAAAACATTTTCCGTGGATTGAAACAGATAAAAATGAATTACCTGATACTATATCTAAAGGTTAA
- a CDS encoding aminotransferase class IV, whose product MTTASETFAPTNNLYYNENHILYLNGEFLKSEKTFSDLYGQTLHYGYGVFEGIRAYNTPNGTKIFKSDEHYERLKKSSELINIPFEFDSKELTQKTYELLERNNFTDAYIRPLVFCSPNMGLSTPNQVSLMICAWEWGAYLGEKRLNLGVSSFCRPHPRSTKIEAKVCGHYVNSILASSEAKAKGFDEALLLDSDGFLAEGPGANLFF is encoded by the coding sequence ATGACAACAGCATCAGAAACCTTTGCTCCAACTAATAACTTATACTACAATGAAAACCATATTTTATATTTAAATGGTGAATTCTTAAAGTCAGAAAAAACGTTTTCAGATCTATATGGTCAAACTCTACACTATGGCTATGGTGTATTTGAAGGAATAAGAGCTTACAACACTCCTAATGGTACAAAAATTTTTAAATCAGATGAACACTATGAACGCCTTAAGAAATCTAGTGAATTAATTAATATACCTTTTGAATTTGATAGTAAAGAATTAACCCAAAAGACTTATGAGTTATTAGAACGTAACAATTTTACAGATGCTTATATACGACCTCTAGTTTTTTGTAGTCCTAATATGGGATTAAGTACCCCTAATCAAGTTTCATTAATGATATGTGCTTGGGAGTGGGGAGCTTATTTAGGTGAAAAAAGATTAAATCTAGGAGTTTCATCATTTTGTAGACCTCATCCACGATCAACAAAAATAGAAGCAAAAGTTTGTGGGCATTATGTAAATTCAATATTAGCATCTTCAGAAGCTAAAGCTAAAGGATTTGATGAAGCTTTATTATTAGATAGTGATGGTTTTTTAGCTGAAGGACCAGGAGCAAATTTATTTTTTTGA
- a CDS encoding aminotransferase class IV produces MTRATVMQLCKELKIEVIEGLYLPEELEKADSAFLCGTAAEIIGVDSLNHQKFPLQWENSLGRKLQQAYKNLVTEKAHSLEAKF; encoded by the coding sequence ATTACAAGAGCTACCGTAATGCAGTTGTGTAAAGAATTAAAAATAGAAGTGATAGAAGGGCTTTATTTACCAGAAGAATTAGAAAAAGCAGATAGCGCTTTCCTTTGCGGAACAGCAGCTGAAATTATTGGAGTTGACTCATTAAATCATCAAAAATTTCCTCTTCAATGGGAAAATTCACTAGGAAGAAAACTTCAACAAGCTTATAAAAATTTAGTTACCGAAAAAGCACACTCACTAGAAGCAAAATTTTAA
- the ilvD gene encoding dihydroxy-acid dehydratase, with amino-acid sequence MELNKYSKTITQDPTQPAAQAMLYGIGLSDDQLKQPFVGIASMGYDGNTCNMHLNHLASYIKASVNEEDMVGLIFNTIGISDGITNGTDGMRYSLVSREIIADSIESVVAGHYYDAVIAVPGCDKNMPGAIIAMGRLNRPAIMVYGGTIAPGKYQGKDLNIVSAFEALGEKIAGTISEEDFKGIIKNSCPGAGACGGMYTANTMAIAIEALGMSLPYSSSNPAISVNKIKECESAANYIKILLEHNICPKDIMTFEAFENAITTLIALGGSTNAVLHIIAMAKSVNVVITQDDFQRISNTTPLIADFKPGGNYLMQNLHEKGGVPMVLKYLLEKGKLHGHCITVTGKTVAENLKNIPLINFDDQNIIKPLESPLKNTGHLQILYGNLAEKGAVAKITGKEGEYFSGPAKVFDGEKELIAGIENKKIQAGDVVVIRYVGPKGGPGMPEMLKPTSAIIGAGLGKSVALITDGRFSGGTHGFVVGHITPEAFDGGTIALVKDGDIIEIDAKNNKLHLSISKEELHKRTLQWQQPKLKVNQGVLYKYAKLVTDASQGCVTD; translated from the coding sequence ATGGAATTAAATAAATACAGCAAAACGATTACCCAAGATCCTACACAACCAGCTGCTCAAGCTATGTTATACGGGATAGGCCTAAGCGATGATCAATTAAAGCAACCTTTTGTAGGTATAGCCTCAATGGGATATGATGGCAATACCTGTAACATGCATTTAAATCACTTGGCCAGTTATATAAAAGCATCTGTAAATGAAGAGGATATGGTAGGGCTAATCTTTAATACAATAGGGATTAGTGATGGAATAACAAATGGAACAGATGGTATGCGTTATTCTCTTGTCAGCCGAGAAATTATAGCAGATAGTATAGAAAGTGTTGTTGCAGGGCATTATTATGATGCTGTGATAGCAGTTCCTGGTTGTGATAAAAATATGCCAGGAGCTATTATAGCTATGGGAAGGCTAAATAGACCTGCTATCATGGTTTATGGAGGAACTATTGCACCTGGAAAATACCAAGGCAAAGATTTGAATATTGTATCTGCCTTTGAAGCGTTAGGAGAAAAAATTGCCGGAACAATATCAGAAGAAGACTTTAAAGGAATTATAAAAAATTCCTGCCCTGGAGCAGGTGCTTGTGGCGGGATGTATACCGCTAATACGATGGCAATAGCAATAGAAGCTTTAGGTATGAGTTTACCTTATTCAAGTTCAAATCCTGCTATAAGTGTAAATAAAATTAAGGAATGCGAAAGCGCTGCAAATTACATTAAAATATTATTAGAACATAACATTTGTCCTAAAGACATCATGACTTTTGAAGCTTTTGAAAATGCTATCACTACGCTAATAGCCTTAGGAGGTAGTACTAATGCTGTTTTACACATTATAGCAATGGCAAAAAGTGTAAATGTTGTGATAACTCAAGATGATTTTCAAAGAATAAGTAATACCACACCTTTAATTGCTGATTTTAAACCAGGAGGTAATTATTTAATGCAAAATTTACATGAAAAAGGAGGAGTTCCTATGGTTTTAAAATACCTTTTAGAAAAAGGAAAACTTCATGGACATTGTATAACTGTAACAGGAAAAACAGTAGCTGAAAATTTAAAAAACATTCCATTAATTAATTTTGACGATCAAAATATTATAAAACCTCTTGAATCACCTTTAAAAAATACAGGTCATTTACAAATCTTATATGGGAACCTTGCTGAAAAAGGAGCTGTAGCAAAAATTACAGGTAAAGAAGGTGAATATTTTTCAGGACCAGCAAAAGTATTTGATGGCGAAAAAGAACTTATTGCAGGAATTGAAAATAAGAAAATTCAAGCTGGAGATGTAGTAGTAATTCGCTATGTAGGACCTAAAGGAGGACCAGGAATGCCTGAAATGTTAAAGCCTACATCCGCCATTATAGGGGCAGGATTAGGTAAAAGCGTAGCCCTTATTACAGATGGTAGATTTAGTGGAGGGACACATGGTTTTGTAGTAGGACATATTACACCAGAAGCTTTTGATGGTGGGACTATAGCATTAGTTAAAGACGGTGATATAATAGAAATAGATGCTAAAAATAATAAACTCCATTTATCTATATCTAAAGAAGAACTTCATAAACGAACATTACAATGGCAGCAACCGAAATTAAAAGTTAACCAAGGTGTTTTATATAAATATGCAAAATTAGTTACGGATGCCTCTCAAGGATGTGTTACCGATTAA
- the ilvB gene encoding biosynthetic-type acetolactate synthase large subunit — METKRIEQVTPPLREAIQTSGSIAVLDALLSEQVTTIFGYPGGAIMPIYDALFDYNEQIQHILVRHEQGAIHAAQGFSRASGKTGVVFATSGPGATNLVTGLADAMIDSTPLVCITGQVFAHLLGTDAFQETDIVNISTPVTKWNYQITDANEIPDVLAKAFYLASTGRPGPVLIDITKNAQLQFFEYKGYKPCHYVRSYREKPVIRPEYIEKAAQLINQAKKPLVVFGQGVILGNAEKEFLKFIEKAGLPTAWTIMGMSAIPTSHPLAVGMVGMHGNYAPNYLTNECDVLIAVGMRFDDRVTGRLDMYAKQAKIIHFDIDPAEVDKNVQTTVPVWGDCKETLVQVTELLNQNTHPDWMKEFRIKKEKENTLLIQKELFPTEGELTMAEVIQVLNELTSGNAIIVTDVGQHQMVACRYASQNQTRSNITSGGLGTMGFALPAAIGAKYGAPKRQVIAIMGDGGAQMNIQELGTIMQYQPNVKILILNNSFLGMVRQWQELFHEKRYSFTDIQSPDFVQVAKGYRIKGAQVAERRLLKQALQEFLVYEKAYLLEIKVAKEDNVFPMVPQGRGVAQIVLSKEEI, encoded by the coding sequence ATGGAAACAAAAAGAATAGAACAAGTTACTCCGCCTTTAAGAGAGGCAATACAAACTTCTGGAAGTATAGCCGTATTAGATGCCCTACTTTCAGAACAGGTTACAACTATTTTTGGTTATCCAGGTGGCGCTATTATGCCCATTTATGATGCCTTATTTGATTATAACGAGCAGATACAACATATTTTAGTAAGACATGAGCAAGGAGCAATTCATGCAGCACAAGGTTTTTCAAGAGCTAGTGGAAAAACAGGGGTCGTATTTGCAACCAGTGGACCAGGAGCTACTAATTTAGTAACAGGTTTAGCAGATGCTATGATAGATTCTACACCACTTGTATGTATCACAGGTCAAGTCTTTGCTCATTTGTTAGGAACAGATGCTTTTCAAGAAACAGATATTGTTAATATTTCAACACCAGTAACTAAATGGAATTATCAAATTACAGATGCAAATGAAATTCCAGATGTACTAGCCAAAGCTTTTTATTTAGCAAGTACCGGAAGACCAGGTCCCGTATTAATAGATATAACTAAAAATGCGCAACTTCAATTCTTTGAATACAAAGGGTATAAACCATGTCATTATGTAAGAAGTTATAGAGAAAAACCCGTCATAAGACCAGAATACATAGAAAAAGCAGCCCAATTAATCAATCAAGCCAAGAAGCCATTAGTCGTGTTTGGGCAAGGAGTAATCCTAGGCAATGCAGAAAAAGAATTTCTAAAATTTATTGAAAAAGCAGGACTTCCTACTGCTTGGACCATAATGGGGATGAGTGCAATACCTACCAGTCACCCATTAGCTGTAGGAATGGTAGGTATGCACGGAAATTATGCCCCTAATTATTTAACCAATGAATGTGATGTTTTAATAGCTGTGGGAATGCGGTTTGATGATAGAGTTACCGGTAGATTGGATATGTATGCAAAACAAGCTAAAATAATTCATTTTGATATAGACCCTGCTGAGGTTGATAAAAACGTTCAAACAACCGTACCTGTCTGGGGAGATTGCAAAGAAACACTAGTTCAAGTAACAGAATTACTCAACCAGAATACACATCCTGACTGGATGAAAGAATTCAGAATAAAAAAAGAAAAAGAAAATACCTTATTAATTCAAAAAGAACTTTTTCCTACTGAAGGAGAACTTACTATGGCAGAAGTAATTCAAGTACTTAATGAATTAACTAGTGGTAATGCAATTATAGTAACTGATGTAGGACAACATCAAATGGTAGCTTGTAGATATGCTTCACAAAATCAGACTAGAAGTAACATTACAAGCGGTGGTTTAGGTACTATGGGATTTGCTCTGCCAGCGGCAATAGGAGCTAAATACGGTGCACCTAAAAGACAAGTTATTGCAATTATGGGAGATGGAGGAGCTCAAATGAACATTCAAGAATTAGGAACTATAATGCAATATCAACCCAATGTAAAAATACTGATTCTGAATAATAGTTTTTTAGGAATGGTTCGCCAATGGCAAGAATTATTTCACGAAAAAAGATATTCATTTACAGATATTCAAAGTCCTGATTTTGTCCAAGTCGCAAAAGGCTATAGGATAAAAGGAGCACAAGTAGCAGAAAGAAGGCTTTTAAAACAAGCATTACAAGAATTTTTAGTATATGAAAAAGCCTATTTATTAGAAATAAAAGTAGCAAAAGAAGACAATGTATTTCCTATGGTACCACAAGGAAGAGGAGTTGCGCAAATCGTTTTATCTAAAGAAGAAATATAA
- the ilvN gene encoding acetolactate synthase small subunit codes for MITKISILFSRRKINIESLNTSPSEIPNIYRFTLVINETEEKIKNLARQLEKLIDVLKVFYNTNDEIIWQQMALYKVPTSVTMKEVRVERLLREYGARAVVIREDYTVFETTGQQDEIEKLLKKLEEYQLIEFVRSSRIAIIKDSKGIHQKVTELEKKNSTLISQSTNEPFVTSFGL; via the coding sequence TTGATTACAAAAATTTCGATTCTTTTTTCAAGAAGGAAAATTAATATCGAAAGTTTAAATACATCACCTAGTGAAATTCCAAACATTTATAGATTCACATTAGTAATAAATGAAACAGAAGAAAAGATTAAAAATTTAGCTAGACAATTAGAAAAATTAATAGATGTTTTAAAAGTTTTTTACAATACTAATGATGAAATTATTTGGCAACAAATGGCTTTATACAAAGTTCCTACCTCAGTTACAATGAAAGAAGTAAGAGTAGAACGATTATTACGTGAATATGGCGCTAGAGCAGTAGTTATTAGAGAAGATTATACCGTTTTTGAAACCACAGGTCAACAAGATGAAATAGAAAAATTGCTAAAAAAATTAGAAGAATATCAACTTATCGAATTTGTTAGAAGTTCACGTATAGCCATCATTAAAGATAGTAAAGGAATTCATCAAAAAGTAACCGAATTAGAAAAAAAGAATTCAACTTTAATTTCACAGAGTACAAATGAACCATTTGTAACAAGCTTTGGATTATAA
- the ilvA gene encoding threonine ammonia-lyase IlvA, which produces MNLYEETILAKNQLSGVVNTTPLFQNVNISEQYKANIFLKREDLQVVRSFKIRGAYNKISSLNTEERQKGIVCASAGNHAQGVAFSCNHLKIYGKIYMPKTTPKQKVKQVQLFGKSYVEIQLIGDTFDDAYQKAIEDANKNNKTFVHPFDDLKVIAGQGTVALEILEQSTTKIDYVFVPIGGGGFASGIINVFKKLSPETKIIGVEPLGAPSMKVALEKGSNVMLESIDKFVDGAAVKQVGNLTYQICKDTLDDIVLVPEGKVCTTILRLYNEEALVVEPAGALSIAALDFYSQKIKNKNVVCIISGSNNDIERTEEIKERSLLYEGFKHYFMIQFPQRPGALKEFVNEILGNEDDITYFQFTKKNNRETGPVIVGLELKKPEDIDAIKNKMEINHFQYRYLNENNDLFTQLIG; this is translated from the coding sequence ATGAACTTATATGAAGAAACAATCTTAGCTAAGAATCAATTAAGTGGAGTAGTAAATACTACTCCATTATTTCAAAATGTAAATATATCAGAACAATATAAAGCAAACATCTTTTTAAAAAGAGAAGATTTACAAGTTGTTCGTTCTTTTAAAATAAGAGGAGCTTATAATAAAATAAGTTCATTAAATACAGAAGAACGTCAAAAAGGAATTGTCTGTGCAAGTGCTGGTAATCATGCACAAGGAGTTGCTTTTTCTTGTAATCACCTAAAGATTTATGGCAAAATATACATGCCTAAAACAACGCCAAAACAAAAAGTAAAACAAGTACAATTATTTGGTAAATCATATGTAGAAATTCAACTCATAGGCGATACTTTTGATGATGCTTACCAAAAAGCAATTGAAGATGCTAACAAAAACAATAAGACCTTTGTTCATCCCTTTGATGATTTAAAAGTTATAGCAGGTCAAGGAACCGTTGCCCTAGAAATTTTAGAACAATCAACAACAAAAATAGATTATGTTTTTGTTCCTATAGGAGGAGGAGGATTTGCTTCAGGAATTATAAACGTTTTTAAAAAACTCAGTCCTGAAACAAAAATAATAGGAGTAGAACCTTTAGGAGCTCCTTCTATGAAAGTTGCACTTGAGAAAGGAAGTAACGTTATGTTAGAATCAATTGATAAATTTGTAGATGGAGCTGCCGTTAAACAAGTAGGAAATCTTACTTATCAAATTTGTAAAGACACATTAGATGATATCGTATTAGTTCCCGAAGGAAAAGTTTGTACCACAATATTAAGACTTTATAATGAAGAAGCACTAGTGGTAGAGCCTGCTGGAGCATTATCTATTGCAGCCTTAGATTTTTATAGCCAAAAAATAAAAAATAAAAATGTAGTTTGCATCATAAGCGGTAGTAATAATGATATAGAAAGAACAGAAGAAATAAAAGAACGCTCCTTATTATACGAAGGGTTTAAACATTATTTTATGATTCAATTTCCACAACGTCCAGGTGCCTTAAAAGAGTTTGTAAATGAAATATTAGGAAATGAAGATGATATAACCTATTTTCAATTTACTAAAAAAAATAATAGAGAAACAGGACCCGTAATTGTAGGATTAGAACTAAAAAAACCAGAAGACATAGACGCTATTAAAAATAAAATGGAAATTAATCATTTTCAATATAGGTATTTAAATGAAAATAATGACCTTTTTACCCAACTTATAGGATAA